One region of Streptomyces rishiriensis genomic DNA includes:
- a CDS encoding TIGR03084 family metal-binding protein, giving the protein MADPTPVLDDLRAESDELDRLVAGLSPERWTLPTPAPGWTVAHQIAHLAWTDRSSVLAVTDQGAFAREVEKALAAPGDFVDNGAREGAAKPPGQLLADWRAGREALADALRKAPSGARFPWYGPPMSAASMATARLMETWAHGRDVADALGEEPVPTDRLRHIVRLGVRTRDFAFGVHGMPTPFAEFRVELRGPSGDTWTYGPEDATDRVTGTALDFCLLVTQRAHPTDLALRAEGPDADRWLDIAQAFAGPPGGGRAPKGAVR; this is encoded by the coding sequence ATGGCCGACCCGACGCCCGTGCTCGACGACCTCCGTGCCGAAAGCGACGAACTCGACCGGCTGGTCGCCGGGTTGAGTCCCGAGCGATGGACGCTGCCGACCCCCGCCCCCGGCTGGACCGTCGCCCACCAGATCGCGCACCTCGCCTGGACCGACCGCTCCTCCGTGCTGGCGGTGACCGATCAGGGCGCGTTCGCCCGCGAGGTCGAGAAGGCGCTCGCCGCGCCCGGGGACTTCGTCGACAACGGTGCGCGGGAGGGGGCCGCCAAGCCGCCCGGGCAGTTGCTCGCGGACTGGCGGGCCGGGCGCGAAGCCCTGGCGGACGCCCTGCGAAAGGCGCCGTCGGGAGCGCGCTTCCCCTGGTACGGCCCGCCCATGTCGGCCGCCTCCATGGCCACCGCCCGGCTCATGGAGACCTGGGCCCACGGCCGGGACGTGGCGGACGCGCTGGGCGAGGAGCCCGTACCCACCGACCGGCTCCGGCACATCGTCCGCCTCGGCGTCCGCACCCGGGACTTCGCCTTCGGCGTGCACGGTATGCCCACGCCGTTCGCGGAGTTCCGCGTGGAACTCCGCGGCCCGTCCGGCGATACGTGGACGTACGGCCCCGAGGACGCCACGGACCGCGTGACCGGCACCGCCCTCGACTTCTGCCTCCTGGTCACCCAGCGCGCCCACCCGACCGACCTCGCCCTGCGCGCCGAGGGCCCCGACGCCGACCGCTGGCTGGACATCGCCCAGGCCTTCGCGGGCCCGCCCGGCGGCGGCCGCGCGCCGAAGGGAGCCGTCCGGTGA
- a CDS encoding EamA family transporter, with amino-acid sequence MTAPDTAATPQLAPGATATGAPGSPGRLGALGPVGLVLAGGISVQFGGALAVTLMPRAGALGVVALRLLVAAVVLLVICRPRLRGHSRTDWGTVVVFGVTMAAMNGLFYQAVDRIPLGAAVTLEVLGPLALSVVVSRRPLNLIWAGLALVGVFLLSGGGGHGGDGGGFGGGLDLVGVAFALGAGAMWAAYIVFSARTGRRFPQADGLALAMAVGAVLFLPLGLAESGTKLADPVTLGLGAAVALLSSVLPYTLELLALRRMPASTFAILMSLEPAVAATAGFLILDQALTTIQAGAIALVVAASMGAVRTQVGRPKAAVPEA; translated from the coding sequence GTGACTGCCCCCGACACCGCCGCCACACCCCAGCTCGCCCCCGGCGCCACGGCGACCGGCGCTCCCGGGAGCCCGGGCCGTCTGGGCGCCCTCGGTCCGGTCGGCCTCGTACTCGCCGGAGGCATCTCGGTGCAGTTCGGCGGCGCGCTGGCGGTGACGCTGATGCCGAGAGCGGGAGCGCTGGGCGTGGTGGCGCTGCGCCTGCTGGTGGCGGCGGTGGTCCTGCTCGTCATCTGCCGGCCACGGCTGCGCGGCCACTCCCGCACGGACTGGGGCACGGTCGTCGTCTTCGGCGTCACGATGGCCGCGATGAACGGCCTCTTCTACCAGGCGGTGGACCGCATCCCGCTGGGCGCGGCGGTGACGCTGGAGGTCCTCGGCCCCCTCGCGCTGTCGGTCGTGGTCTCGCGCCGCCCGCTGAACCTGATCTGGGCGGGCCTGGCCCTCGTGGGCGTCTTCCTGCTCAGCGGGGGCGGTGGGCACGGCGGGGACGGCGGCGGGTTCGGCGGCGGCCTCGACCTGGTGGGTGTCGCGTTCGCGCTGGGCGCGGGGGCCATGTGGGCGGCGTACATCGTCTTCAGCGCCCGCACGGGCCGCCGCTTCCCCCAGGCCGACGGGCTGGCCCTCGCGATGGCGGTGGGCGCGGTGCTCTTCCTCCCCCTGGGCCTCGCCGAGTCGGGCACGAAACTGGCCGATCCGGTGACGCTGGGCCTGGGCGCGGCGGTGGCCCTGCTCTCCTCGGTCCTCCCCTACACCCTCGAACTCCTCGCCCTGCGCCGCATGCCGGCCTCCACCTTCGCGATCCTGATGAGCCTGGAACCGGCCGTCGCCGCCACCGCGGGCTTCCTCATCCTCGACCAGGCCCTGACCACGATCCAGGCGGGCGCGATCGCACTGGTCGTCGCGGCGAGCATGGGCGCGGTCCGCACACAGGTCGGCCGGCCCAAGGCGGCGGTCCCGGAGGCCTGA